The following proteins come from a genomic window of Maribacter sp. HTCC2170:
- a CDS encoding nitric oxide reductase activation protein NorD, with translation MFEFEPDEYLFTKFAHYFKRRKKAKQEQIAHTVKLEDLKPRLTIFARAITGRAIEIYDAEREGGYRNDNFFLPTKFADFQSSDENIAFYLFRILYLSVQKNLDLNWKDNQEYELKESQKKSFENSQQVLSSLFEQFPITKEYHEKFKSYYKEISKNEQLVDYSFIYGKWMRDVPDNEASKQLENFTDKVKKAEEEKPETILKSNAVEEIISVQIDQKQMDDAVLQHQFEKVETAEEFGGNFRDMDGDDELDEHSNALEDLNMKYTVRVDDTAHSVYQAEFIENTTIAESAENNSSSYHVTYDEWDYSTRSYKEDFCKVYPKTNLKADVDYYKRTIAKNNSTLTGLRKMLTTVNNKFQQQRRQTQGEEFDIDAITDLFVDVHSGHTPSEKIYLSKRKKEKDLSILLLLDISLSSDGYAAGNRVIDVEKEVSILFGEILNEFNIDFSIDCFYSKTRNHSTYLTIKGFDEDWNRAKFKVGAVEPSGYTRIGAALRHSGALLDKRDTKNKWVVLISDGKPNDYDKYEGKYGVNDVKQALRELNERQINSYALAIEAQAKYYLPQMFGQNHYQILTTPVELLQSLVKLYEKIKHQS, from the coding sequence ATGTTTGAGTTTGAACCCGATGAGTATCTCTTCACCAAATTTGCCCACTATTTTAAAAGACGGAAAAAGGCAAAGCAGGAGCAAATTGCGCATACGGTAAAACTAGAAGACCTGAAGCCACGTTTAACCATTTTTGCCCGTGCCATTACCGGCAGAGCAATAGAGATTTATGATGCAGAGCGGGAGGGAGGTTATAGAAATGATAATTTTTTTCTTCCAACTAAGTTTGCAGATTTTCAATCGTCTGATGAAAATATTGCTTTTTACTTATTTCGTATCCTGTATTTATCCGTTCAAAAGAATTTGGATTTGAATTGGAAAGACAATCAAGAATACGAACTCAAAGAATCCCAGAAAAAGTCTTTTGAGAACTCTCAACAGGTATTGAGTTCTTTGTTTGAGCAATTTCCGATAACAAAAGAATACCACGAAAAATTCAAATCATATTATAAGGAGATTTCAAAAAATGAACAATTGGTCGATTATTCCTTTATTTATGGGAAATGGATGCGTGATGTACCGGATAATGAGGCATCAAAACAATTAGAGAATTTTACCGATAAGGTAAAAAAAGCGGAAGAAGAAAAGCCTGAGACCATACTTAAATCAAATGCTGTTGAAGAGATTATTTCCGTACAAATAGACCAAAAACAGATGGATGATGCTGTATTGCAACATCAATTTGAAAAAGTAGAAACAGCAGAGGAATTTGGTGGCAACTTCCGTGACATGGATGGTGATGATGAACTTGACGAACACTCCAATGCGTTAGAGGATTTGAATATGAAATATACCGTTCGTGTTGATGACACCGCACATTCGGTATACCAGGCAGAGTTTATTGAGAATACAACCATCGCAGAAAGTGCAGAGAACAATTCTTCAAGTTATCATGTAACTTACGATGAATGGGATTATTCGACAAGATCTTATAAAGAAGATTTTTGCAAGGTCTATCCCAAGACAAATCTAAAGGCCGATGTTGATTATTACAAGAGAACCATTGCCAAGAACAATTCCACATTAACAGGTTTGCGTAAAATGTTGACTACGGTCAATAATAAATTCCAACAGCAGCGACGACAGACTCAGGGAGAAGAATTTGATATTGATGCTATTACCGATTTGTTCGTTGATGTGCATTCAGGGCATACTCCATCAGAAAAAATTTATTTGTCAAAAAGAAAAAAAGAAAAGGACCTTTCTATTTTGCTCTTATTGGATATCAGTTTATCCAGTGATGGTTATGCTGCCGGCAATAGGGTTATCGATGTAGAAAAAGAGGTTTCTATTTTGTTTGGTGAGATTTTGAACGAATTCAATATTGATTTTTCAATTGATTGTTTTTACTCGAAGACCAGAAACCATTCCACCTATTTGACCATTAAAGGTTTTGATGAAGATTGGAACCGAGCCAAATTCAAGGTGGGTGCTGTTGAACCAAGTGGTTATACGCGTATTGGTGCAGCTTTAAGACATTCTGGCGCCCTATTGGATAAAAGAGACACCAAGAACAAATGGGTAGTTCTAATCTCAGATGGAAAACCCAATGACTATGATAAATATGAGGGTAAATATGGAGTAAATGACGTGAAGCAGGCCCTAAGAGAACTCAATGAACGTCAGATAAATTCCTATGCCTTGGCTATTGAAGCACAGGCCAAATATTATTTGCCACAAATGTTCGGTCAAAACCATTATCAGATTCTAACCACTCCGGTTGAACTGTTACAATCATTGGTAAAACTGTATGAAAAGATTAAACACCAGAGCTAA
- a CDS encoding CbbQ/NirQ/NorQ/GpvN family protein, with protein sequence MIEAPYYHTIGKEVEVFEHSYKSKIPFLLKGPTGTGKSRFIEYMAHELGKKLLTISCHEETSSTDLIGRYIIKGAETVWMDGPLTMAVKEGAIIYLDEIAEARPDVIVAIHSLTDHRRELFIDKLGETVRAHEDFMLVASFNPGYQRGFKELKPSTRQRFVAVSFDYPEAKIEQEILVSETEIDEGTAKKLVNIATKIRNLTELGLTETVSTRLLVDAAKLIHSGLPKRLSVRVAVVEPLTDDLEVVEALKDLCDLMI encoded by the coding sequence GTGATAGAAGCACCATATTATCATACCATAGGCAAAGAAGTTGAGGTATTCGAACATTCCTATAAGAGTAAAATTCCTTTTTTACTTAAAGGGCCAACCGGTACTGGTAAATCTAGGTTTATTGAGTACATGGCCCATGAGTTGGGCAAGAAATTGCTAACTATTTCTTGTCATGAAGAAACATCTTCTACAGATTTAATAGGTCGTTATATCATTAAAGGAGCTGAGACGGTATGGATGGACGGTCCTTTGACTATGGCAGTAAAGGAAGGCGCTATAATTTATTTGGATGAAATAGCAGAGGCAAGACCTGATGTTATCGTTGCCATACATTCTTTAACCGATCACAGACGCGAATTGTTTATTGATAAACTAGGAGAGACTGTTAGAGCCCATGAAGACTTTATGTTGGTAGCATCCTTTAATCCAGGATACCAACGTGGGTTCAAAGAACTGAAACCGTCAACTAGGCAACGTTTCGTTGCAGTTTCCTTTGATTATCCCGAGGCTAAAATTGAGCAAGAAATATTGGTTTCTGAAACTGAGATTGACGAGGGGACAGCAAAAAAATTAGTGAATATAGCTACCAAAATAAGGAATTTGACTGAACTTGGATTAACAGAAACAGTTTCGACGCGATTGTTGGTTGATGCTGCAAAATTGATTCATAGCGGGCTGCCCAAAAGACTTTCAGTTAGGGTAGCAGTAGTTGAGCCCTTAACAGATGATCTAGAGGTTGTTGAGGCTCTAAAAGATCTGTGCGATTTAATGATCTAA